A portion of the Pseudomonas sp. PSE14 genome contains these proteins:
- a CDS encoding GNAT family N-acetyltransferase, whose amino-acid sequence MLIRDASQADLGSLRDIYNDAVLNTTAIWNEVAIDLENRRAWLELRAQQGFPVLVAEDGGEVVGYASYGPWRAFDGFRETVEHSVYVRADQRGKGLGPILMHALIERARAQSLHVMVAAIESGNTASIRLHERLGFITTGQMPQVGQKFGRWLDLTFMQLNLDSRSAP is encoded by the coding sequence ATGCTCATCCGCGACGCCAGCCAAGCCGACCTCGGCAGTCTGCGCGACATCTACAACGACGCCGTGCTCAACACCACCGCCATCTGGAACGAGGTCGCCATTGACCTGGAGAACCGCCGCGCCTGGCTGGAACTGCGCGCGCAGCAAGGCTTCCCGGTGCTGGTGGCAGAGGATGGCGGCGAGGTGGTGGGCTACGCCAGCTACGGCCCGTGGCGCGCCTTCGACGGTTTCCGCGAGACGGTCGAACACTCGGTCTACGTACGCGCCGACCAGCGCGGCAAGGGCCTCGGCCCGATCCTGATGCACGCACTGATCGAGCGCGCCCGCGCCCAGAGCCTGCACGTGATGGTCGCGGCCATCGAGAGCGGCAACACCGCATCGATCCGCCTGCACGAGCGCCTGGGCTTCATCACCACCGGGCAGATGCCCCAGGTCGGCCAGAAGTTCGGCCGCTGGCTGGACCTCACCTTCATGCAATTGAACCTCGACTCACGGAGCGCCCCATGA
- a CDS encoding urease subunit beta has translation MIPGEYDIQSGEIELNAGRRTLALTVANSGDRPIQVGSHYHFFETNDALLFDRDAARGMRLNIPAGTAVRFEPGQSREVELVELAGERKVYGFAGRVMGAL, from the coding sequence ATGATCCCTGGCGAATACGACATCCAGAGCGGCGAGATCGAGCTCAACGCCGGCCGCCGAACACTCGCCCTGACGGTCGCCAACAGCGGCGACCGGCCGATCCAGGTCGGCTCGCACTACCACTTCTTCGAGACCAACGACGCGCTGCTGTTCGACCGCGACGCAGCTCGCGGCATGCGGCTGAATATCCCCGCTGGCACGGCCGTGCGCTTCGAGCCAGGGCAGAGCCGCGAGGTGGAGCTGGTGGAGCTGGCGGGCGAGAGAAAGGTTTACGGATTTGCCGGGCGGGTGATGGGCGCGCTCTGA